ACACATCAAGAAAATACACTTAGAATGATGAACGGATTATGAGTGCACGCACGTAAAGTATAAAGTCCATTTAAAACGTTAAGAGTAACGTTAGCTACTAATTGGTGGTGCGCTTTGAGTTGTGAGAGCGACcctgaaaatgtatttcataaaCGATCAAAAGTCAAAACTACATAAGAACAACACTGTCCATTGCATaatgaattaaaataattacacttaaagtccacaagaaagcaaaaaaaagagACCGGAGACCGCATTACAGAAGAAAATCATAACTTCGTGCTTGGGTCAGTGAATGGCTAGAAACTGCGGAAATCTAACGTTAGCTAATATAATTGTAATCGCTCTAGCTAGAGGAATAAATTATGCAAAGAGAAGTACAGTAGCCTGCCCACCTTATCAGCTTCACGTGATCTCTCTGGAACAAAGAACGATTGAATAGCCTGATTGGTTCTCCCTGTTTGTTAAGGTCACAAACTCCGCCGTGATAGATTGAAAATTCTTTTCTGCGCACACAGTGCACCGGGCTTTGAAAATATTGTCATGAACTTTGTTCACCCATGTAAAATCCTTCTCCCATTCGTCTCTATATTTTTGCAtccgttttgtttttttgaggtgTTACCGAATTTGCCATCGTGTCCGAAATTGGTCAGCTAGGTCATATGTTTCATAGCTACATAGCTGACAGCGGCACACACCACCCAATAGGATTTAGAACTGCCTCGCGCTAGTCGATCCTTTTCGCACAGTATGTGTAAAGTGAATAATTGTTAATCAAATGAACTACACCTCCCATAATTACATGCTAACTCTGAGATGGATCCGGTTCTGGTAGAAAGTTGGTGCTTCACCAGAGACCGAGATCTCTGACTTCTCATGCTTGAAAAATATATTTGGCTCAGTAGTGCAAAATACGGAACAAATTGTGTTCCTTATCGATTTGAAACGGAACGCAACATTTTATTTACCAATACGGGATGATTCCGTACTATACGGAACGGGTGGCAACCttagcagcacctttattttgtagttttattactgtgttttatgttccctttttcttttgccttttgtcatttataattattatttttaaagcacctgtgagtgcaaccGCATTGTGAACTGTTTATCCGTGTTGGTATTCCCGTGGACCTGATTACCATGGTCAGTATTCAGGCCaccgacaacagcgccctctgcgggctaaaataaaacagtgcGCCTGAGCAGCATTACAAATAAAATTCTGTATCCTGTGTGCAAGTGAATTGTCCACCACCTTTCCACACaaagtaacaaagaaaaaaaacatgatacaGGAGAAAAAAGGTGAGAGACCTCATTACCTGGCTGGTTCTCTTTTAAAACAAGCCAGCAATTAAAAAAGTGAGCAAAAGCCCCAACTATGAATAGCAGAAGGGGTAAAAATATATAGCAGACAATACCTAGtgaaatagacaaaaaaaaaaagcatgataaaaaaaattaaacaaatgccTGGAGAGTTTCTTTATAAAACTAGGCAATAATCTAATTAAATTTAATCACAGAATAAATTTGAGGACTTTCTTTTGAACGTATTAGATAGAAGTGACCTGGCTAGGTTTACTGCCATTCATTTAAGAATGAAGCAGATGCTGCACTCTTTGCGTCACATATGGGGCAGTCACCACATAGTGACTAAACTGAATCATAATGGAAAGCATGTGACCTGTACATGATGAGCTACCTCAGTCCACTGTAGCACCCTGGGCAAAGACCACTTGAGAGATTGGTGTAGGGATTAAACTCCCGTCTTAGAAGAAACTTCATGAAGTCCTTCTTTCAGTTGTGTTTCAGcagagtagtttttatttaaGCAGAAATCTTCGTACAGCAGCATGTTTGACCATAACGTGCTGGATAACTTCCACGGTACAGAGAATTACAAAGGATTTTCCCAACACAGTGCAGATTTATACATATCACATGACAAACCCTTATTAGCATATATACTGTTATAGGCCAATCGGGACCTGCTGCACACCAGACTCACCCAATAACAGTTAACTAATTACCATACTAGTGTCTAGGCAGAGAACATTCTTTGCCCTAATAATCTTTTAAATCAGTTCTAACCGGTTGCATTTATGAGGCACTTAAACATGATATGGAATGTTTCAAAAACTTGAAGTTGCCGCCCATGCCTTGTCCTGAAGCCTGTCTGCAAACAGACACGTAGACATCTAAACTTTATTGGTGAGTGAAAAAGCTACCAGACCACTTTTGACCTACAAGTGGGAGGCTGAGGAAGTTATTAACCCCTTCACTTCACACTTATGCTCATCCAATTATCATGCCATatgttattaacattatttatcagATACTGGAGATATAGGGAGGTGTCAATCtttgtcacatttacattttaagaGCTGTGCTGCATAGGTTTCAGGTTTGGAACTAATGTATATACTGGAGTTAAGCTTAGTTAAGGTTAGCACAATGTGACAATGAGACTCCAGTGACAAGCAGCCAAACTAATCTCAGGGTTTGAAGGAATGAGTGATAATGGCTGAATGAACTAAAACAAAGGATAATCAGGTGGAACTTGACTgcagtttttaaaatcttaaaaggaattgACAATTAACCAATACCTTATGCGCAGgacagaaaccagaaccagagAACACaggtggaaattaagtggaggtagacttaggacagagggtaagAGGCAGTGCTTCACGCAGTGgggagggtgtggaatgggttacctagtcatgttgttgaggcagaattacTAGGATCCtttagacccaacttgacaaagttttgagatcataGATGGGCGTAtggcctcttgtttgtaaattctCTTTTGCGTTATCTGAAGTACTATTGAATTCAATGCTTCCTTACAGTCACTGTTGGTGGAGCAATGATTGAGAGCTCCTGTGTCTCTGTTAGTGGATTCTCCCACACCCATTTTATCTTTATCATAAGTCATTCATCTGAAAAGAGCAGCTATCTACAAACTTCCTCttgcaaaataaaattgaaaaagtgCTGTTGGTTTACATACTACAGATTCATCATTGTTGTCCTCTGGGTCATTTAAGGGTGCTAcagaataatacattaataaaagcaAACATGACTAGAGAATGACTGATAAACTTGAATTTAGAATTCTGTAGCTGGAAGTAACATTTCTCAAAATTCTTTTTGATTGTTATAATTTAGAGATTACCTCTAGCTGGAGGGTGTTACAAAGGTAGTCAAGAGTTCTAGAAAATGTTATAGAAAagacaattataattataaactGAAAATTACCAGTGTAGCATTGAATCAGAAATACCAGAAATAATATACATTATGTAAGAAATATTATATTTCTAAGACTCTAAGTACAGCTTGGTCTTAGTTGTACTCAAATTActataaaacagactttaaaaaatgttcttagaCAATCGACCTAAGGAGGAGCTAGacatgaaaagtaaactagaatcAAGAAATCTTCATTTCAATGGAGAAAGAGCACAGTGTAGTTCTACCAGCTCATTATATCAGGttgtgattttaaaaataaaaagaataatgacTGCATCAACTGGAATAATTATGGACTTCACAATTCAGTCAAGTCTAGCTTTATTGCATcattcagatatttattttactgtagtttcattaagtaatattaaaagaaacataCTCAATCTCTTCAAGaaaagtacataagaacataagaaagtttacaaacgagaggaggccattcggctcatcttgctcgtttggttgttagtagcttattgatcccagaatctcatcaacaagcttcttgaaggatcccagggtgtcagcttcaacaacattactggggagttggttccagaccctcacaattctctgtgtaaaaaagtacctcctattttctgttctgaatgtccctttatctaatctccatttgtgactcctggtccttgtttcttttttcaggtcaaaaaagtcccccgggtcgacattgtctataccttttaggattttgaatgcttgaatcagatcaccgcgtagtcttctttgttcaagactgaatagattaaattattttagcctgtctgcatacgacatgccttttaaacccgggataattctggttgctcttctttgcactctttctagagcagcaatatcctttttgtaacgaggtgaccagaactgaacacaatattctagatgaggtcttactaatgcattgtaaagttttaacattacttcccttgatttaaattcaacacatctcacaatatatccaagcatcttgttggcctttttttatagcttccccacattttctagatgaagacatttccgagtcaacataaattcctaggtctttttcatagattccttcttcaatttcagtatctcccatatgatatttataatgcacatttttattgcctgcgtgcagtactttacacttttctctattaaatgtaatttgccatgtgtctgcccaattctgaatgctgtctagatcattttgaatgacctttgctactgcaacagtgtttgccactccccctatttttgtgtcatctgcaaatttaacaagtttgcttcctataccagaatctaaatcattaatgtagattaggaaaaacagaggacctaatactgatccctgtggtactccactggttaccttgctccattttgaagtttctcctctaatcagtactttctgttttctacctgttaaccactccctaatccatgtgcatgcatttccttgaatccctactgcattgagtttgagaattaatcttttatgcaggactttgtcaaaagctttctggaaatctaaataaaccatgtcgtatgctttgcaattatccatcgtcaatgttgcatcctcaacaaaaatcaagcaggttagttagacacaatctctctttcctaaaaccatgttgactgtctcccaggatattgataccatataggtaattttacattttggatcttattatagtttccataagtttacatataatagaagtcagccttattggtctgtagttacctggtttggttttgtctccctttttgtggatcggtattacgtttgcaattttccagtctgtcggtacaacccctgtgtcaagagactgttgcatgatcttggttagcggtttgtaaataacttctttcatttcttttagtactattgggaggatctcatttggcccaggggatttgtttattttaagagctgctagtccctttaacacttctgcctctgttatgctaaagttatttaaaactggataggaacaggtcgacatgtggggcatgttgtccgtgtcctcctttgtaaaaacctgtgaaaagtaatcatttaatatatttgctattttttttccctTCGTCAATGATTTTACCATTtatgtctcttagacatttaacctgctccttgaatgttctcttgatgttataatattggaaaaacaattTGTCGCAATGTCTGTCAACTCATttttcaagtttcttttagtatggaGTGTTTTATCGTTATGAATGtagttttaattatatatatatatatatatatatatatatatatatatatatatatatatatatatatatatatatatatatattaaaatataacacaTGTGTACATATTTAGAATATATGATCCGTACCGAATAAGCAGCAGACACAAAGATGATGCTcaacatttgtattattgttttacattagaCATTTACTAGATAGTGGATGTTACTAAATATTTAGATCATTTGTATATATGCTTAATTAAAACTAATACTGTATCTTAATATTATATTTGAATGAGGATGGATCTAAATACTTTTAACATCAAAATTTCTTCCTTGTGAAAATTTGCTATTAGGAGCAAATGTTTACACTTAGCGTAGAAATCCttgtaaatatttgcttattaaGAGAGTGTTTTCTATATTTCCTTAGTTTACTTAATGTAGTGTTGGTTGTATTGATACCAAATCTTTTAATATCATGCCATTCCTATCTTTAAGGGAGTTAAATTAAAGCAAAAATGAAGGGCAGATCTGTTTGgcattaataatttttttttcacaggaagCTAATTTTGATGTTACACCATTCCAAAATTTGTTCTTCTGAGTACTTgtttccactgtattttttttaatataaagggGCCACTAAATGACCCTTTGGGTTAAAACACCAGCCAGATTAATATAGAGGTGCAGTGCTCTGGTATTCAGATCCACAGATACATTAAGCAGAAATAAACTCTGTTCACAATCTGATTCATTTTCAGGCCACTGGACTGGTTCTTGCTTGCTGTTTCTTCTTCATAATACACAGAGTTGCACTGATGAGAATGCAAACACCTGCCACGATTCCTGTTACTATTAAAACAATCCCAGTGATATTACTGCCTGGATTTATTTCAGTGGGCTGGTTTGGTGGCATTATCATAGCTGCCCGGGCGATATTAGAGACCTCTGACTTAACATCAGTTCTGCCCAAGGCTCGTGCTGCAAAGTAGAGGATCGTTCCATTCTGTATAGTCATTTCATCCGGCAGAAATCCAAATTCTTCCTTGGAACCTGCAGCATGAGGTGAAAGTGTGGACGTGTCCACTAGAACAGCAGCACTGAAATCATCCCGAAGTTTTTGGAGGCTTTTACTCATCCGAATTTCATATGCTTTAGCTGTAATTAAAGAGACAATCAAAATAcattctactattataacaaccttgacttgcataaagaaggaaaaacactgaatgaaatagcttgcatcactcaattttcaaggtgtggtatccaaagcataatcaacaagttcagagaaacatcatctgtaatttacaaacccaggactggaagacccaaaaagcagtctaacaaggatgagcaatactgtcagaaggcacaggtgttgttgtccatcaaatcaacagtatgaaggtcactcttgaaatcaggacttaaaggatgtgttgcagtaagaatacatctgttaagaaagaggaacaagtctaaaaggctaaaatatgcacaagaacacagaaattggactatggaacaatggtcaaaggtgtttTAGACTGTTGATGGTtggacacctgtgccttctgccagttctgttgtcaattcaatgcttgtcttctttctattccttaaggatattatcttcaagtatgaCTCATCCTTCTTAGACagttttttgggtcttccagtcctgggtttgttgATTaagcttcggataccacaccttgaagatcgagtgatgcaagctatttcattcAATGTTGAAATAGCTTGAATTGCCCAGAAGAATGGGATGCTTTCTCATAAACTTTGCCTAAATGTACCATCTCTGCTCCCCAGCTGCCAGCATTAAGAGGCATTACTCCTGCTAGTGGACTAATGTTGTTTtcactataaataataataagagactGTATTCAAGCAAGCaacatttgtgttcttttttttttggggggggggggggggggggattatttaGCAAAAATCCAGTTGCCTTCCTGTTATTAGCACCAGCAACGTTATCatgccccctcccccctcattTATTTTTGGTGCTTGTTTCTGAACTTAATTTGCGATATTCATGCCAGTCAACTTTAGAAAATACAAAATTGGGAGTGGGGTTGGTGGTGCAATCTGTGATATCTTTTTTACCATCCCCTGTAGAAAGGcggccacagggctcccctgggtcctaaaccctgctaggtacagaccaGGATTGCAGTAACCAAACAccggccatgacttttgcagacattaaaggtttgctgacataaggtggtttaacagtagtgtttttagcaaaatacgggagaaaatctgtcccgggagataTCCGGAGATGGGTCCAAAATACGGGAGAGTCCcggtgaatacgggagagttgacaggtctggacattttattgtatttgataTGATAGATATTTAAATGCAATGCTATTGATGAAAACATTCACAGCGATGGTCTGTCTGGAATTAGACCAGGGATCCTACAGCATAGGTACCTGGAAGCAGTAGAAGCAAGAGGATGGGTTTCAAAGCATTAGTAAGCAGCAGTGCCTTGTTTAATAAAAGCTGTCTCTTAATCAATACCCACATTTCCATGCTTTTGTGTTTAATGCAATTATAATAGTACCTGTATTCGTGTAGAATGCTGTTTCAGTACTGCCCACTAGGGGAAGCATATGTTACAATGAAATTTTCGTTTGCAGCAGTGCAATTCTGTTTCCAGAAAGATGATGTGCATTTAATTTCTAATAGAACACAAACCCCATTCTTACCTGTTCCCTGGTCTGCGTTTTCTCCGGGTGCAGTCCATGACAGAGATACAGCATCGTGTTTCAGTTCTGCTTCCAAGTCTGAAATCTTACAGGGTGGAAATATTGGAGGTGTAGTTCCAACCATCCCTGCTACTGTGAATGTACCTCCTGTAGTGCTTCTGCTGAAGCTGCCTACATTGATCTGGAAGTCATCTTCGTTGACTGGTGGCTTTTCAGGATTCAATTCAATTTtacctgtaaataaaacacatgcagGGTTGGTTTCTATCTGCTTATCTTTCCTTTTAATCAAAGATCACCTCCCCCTCTTGTTAGGATAACAGCTTGCTTTCATTAATCTCTAGTTTAGTTGAATCCTGTCAAGCCTGTATTCAAACTGCAACTTTAATCTCCTGTTGCTGCACAATGGACTTTCCTGAAACGTGTTGTACAGGGAGTGAATATACAGTGTGATGAGGATAAACAGCTTCAGCCAGTCTGGAAAACTATACAATCTACAGCAAAATGAGAAGGAACTTCATAGAGACAGAGTTTTATAACCAATGAATGGCAGTGGAATATTTGTACCATTTTCCACATATCCTGGTATGTACATGGCCCGACCCTGTCTTCTAACAGCCAGTCTTGCTGTGCCATCGCGTCCCTGTACTTTCACCTTCAGGCTGTACCTTCCATTGCCTTTAAAAGCAGTGAAATATCGTGAATAGATCCCATCAACCTTGACAGCATCCGCACCTACAGTATGCAAGAGAAGGACATGACGCGAATCAGGAAATGAGAAGGGATGCAGACATTTCAAGTGACTTTCAAGATCAACTTTGTCATATGGAAACTAGAAACACCAAAATAGAGCAAACATGGTATTTATTATACCCACTATGGGCAGTGTTgtggggggacaggttaatggttgcaTTCTGGTGTACCTGATAAACTGAGAGTGCATACATGATTCTAAAAGCTATAATTGAGGTTTGAGTCGCCATGATTTGATGACTgaataaagaaaataagtgaatctaaacaacatgaATACCATTTGCACCACAGTGTtgccattaacctgtcccctgcaatacatttgttaagataactctgatatttAAAACCCAAGATGCTTTTAAGTACACAGACAGTTCTTACCCTTATTCTTAAGGACATcccataaacaaaacactacactacTTGTGTATCTTTGTAGTTAAGAAAGCTTGCGTGCTAATGCTCAGGATTTTCATTACCTGAACCATCATCTAGAAGTGAAAGAACATAGGGATTGCCACTGTTTGTTTCTATAAAGGCTGTCACATTGGCACCCAGTACAGGCAGGAAACCCTGGCTGACTTCAGCGTAAACCACCATTGGAGCATTCCCAGCACTGGTGTCTTGGTTCATGTGGGCGCTGACAGTCACTGGTGGTACACTGGTGTCTGCTGCCCGGGACGTCACTGTCATGGTTACAGTTTGAGTGTTCAGTTTGTTAAACAGGCTGTATTGCCAGTCCCCTGTCTGAAAAACAATTCCGGTATATACTATTAGAATAGAAAATCATGTTTTAGATCTTTGAGCCTGTTGACAATCAAAGGAAATGTTAGTTGCTGGAGTTTAGGGGTTCACCTTCTTCGAGACCTGATCAAACACTTTGTAAGCCAACTTGGTGTGCTCGTGTTACTACTTGCAGCACTAGGAGGAATTATGATCTCTTCATGGTCTGAACTGTTACAGACTTATCTTTATTCCTAATGTGTGTACTCTCATATTGCCAGTGaccaaaagatttaaaatatCTTTCTTCAGAATTGAAATGGTTTCCATACCTCTGCTGTTCCTGGGATTAGCAGCCGGGCAGTGTTTAAGACAGGATCTTTAGTGAAGTTAGCTGCAGTGAAGGTTTTGCCAGCTGGGCTTGTTAGATAAATATCAGGCTCATTCTTCTCCCATGTGACTGTGAAAAAGGTGTCATTTCCCACTGTTTTATCAATGGACACAGTCCCATTAAACCAGGCTTGATTGGAGATTTTCTGCCCAGAACTCTCAAGctattaagaaaaaaacaaagtgtaACATTGCTTTGTTTGCAGGTTCTTAGAGAAACAAAAGAGTTTACTAAGGATATCAAAATGTCTTTCTCACCTGAATAGACTGCGCAGCAAGATCGCCACTTCCAGATGAAATGCCAGCAAAGGCATCGATAAGTCCATTGGAGTCCAAGCTATCAGTAGCTGAAAACTGTAACCCTCCTAAAACATATTTAGGACAGTATGTATTAGCATACCTGTATTCTGGAACCAggctatgaaaatcaaacatgtaacagtgcatgtgagtcggtttagtgcatttctgtctgGAAAAATATGTAAAGAGAGGGAACTATGttttgatttaaaggagtgattAGATCAGTTGTTTGTAACTTGTAACCAGGGGTCTACTTAAGAGAGTAAGAATAGGCATTTTTTTCATAACCAACAATTGTTTTTTACCTGTAACGTTTGACATTATTTCAAGTTCTTTTGCTGCATTTGGTCCAAGTGCTATTGTGTGAATAATGGTGCCACTGCTTCGTACATCATCTAAACAGGTTCCCACTGTAGTGTCTTCTCCATCAGTTAACAATATGATTTCATCACCATATGTTCTTGAATCATCCCCCCGAAGTacctttaaaagaaaagtatttttcTTCAGTTGCAAGATATTACTGTGGAAGACTGTGATAGAATAATATCTGccttgtgttttggtgttttattCAAAATGATGAGTTTGATTATAAACATTTTACTGCTTAGTCTGTGCAATGCACAACCATGCTACCAAATTCTAGTTAAGGAAATGTGACGATGTGACAATGCACCATCCTGACAGGCATCTGAGAAGAGTATGTGCTGAAATCTAAACTGCTCTGTTCCCAAGCAGACATGGTAAATCCATTGCGGAACTGATATTGTCCCGCCACATATTAATATCCACAATATGAAATTACACTGATAAAAAAGACACATAAAAAGAAAGTAAGAGCAAGTTTGAAAGTTAAAAAGGCTATGGACTTTGAAGAAGGAGCTGTTTGTGCtagttttaaaattagtttattcCTTTTTTAACTTTGTGTTTCTTTCCCTTGCTTTAAAATACAGCTTGGGTCATGTTTTAATACATAACTCAGCTCACCGTGAATGCTGTATTTAGTCCTTTACAGATGTTTGTTCCACCACTGGCAACATTAGGCAAGGCCTTTGCTAGCACTTTCCGAGAAGCTTCATCCTCAATCTGACTCAAGTCTTTTAAAACTTTTCCGGTGGATTCAAATGAAACAATTCCAACCCAGGAGCCTGGTTCAATAATCTGAAGCAGGAAGACTTCAGCAGCCTGACGCATACGATTCAGCCTATTGaaatcctttaaaaataaaataacacattttagacttttcagttttttaaaaaataaatcatatttgaattatgaaataaaaatctattttgtcaaTGTTACTttttacaaacattaaaaaagaaaacaacatacagCCATGCTCCCAGAAACATCGAGTAGTAAGCACACTACTTGATCGCCCTTTCGCATTAGTGTGAACTGGGGTGCTGGAGGAGTTGTCGGCATGGGGACACTTTTGTTAAAGTCCTCCGAACGTTTGATCACATCCCACACACTTCTGTAGTTACAGATTTTGTTCTGCATGTTTGGAGCTTCGAAATTATGGGTGTTGTCATCACAAAACTGTGTTACCTACAGAATGAAACAGATGATACTGTATACAACCTAGTAAAGATGTGAGAGATTACTTAGTTATACAAAAggaatactgtatattatattcaGACTTTAAGTAcaggcaggtgcttccatatccaGAATTTCAACCTACTGACGTTTGAAACATGAAGACTCCATGTGTTTCAGATTTTCAAGCCCAACTTTTGCTAATGTACATCCTTGTGACAGTTAGAGCAGTTGcttctaattatttttcaaagaGCAAAAACCAAGAACAAGAACCAAATGACATGGTTAAATGTCTTTACAGCAAAACAAATTAATCAAAAAAGTAGTTTGCTCTTTAGTGTTCACCACATTTTACAATTAGTACAAAGCCATCACAGAGTTTCTATTCAATTTTTTCTCCATATGTCTCTTTGCACTGAGCGTAACCTAATTTTTCCCCCTAATTATCAACCCTCTAGGGAAGGGGGTACAAATCTGCACCGGAACTATGCAACCCCTACCGCAGAACACCCCTAGAACCAAATCTACTTCCAGTAGCTTGGCCTTTAGAACCATTTCCATTCTCCAGGGGGAAGCCTTAAATCCTAGTATCACTTTCCCAAGGTGCTGCAACTGGCCCCCTCAGCTAAAACTATTTGTGCACCTAAGTGGTGAGCATGGGAGGGAGTTCTAGTCCTGTACCTGTATCAAACACTCTACTTACAGAGGACAGGCTCTGGAGGAACATTATGGACGCTGgtgtattttgttgtttatttgggAAAAACTTGCAATTCCCTGCTGGTAATGATGTAGCGGGGTCGATGGAGCATTTCTGAACAGAGCAGGAAGATCCTGTACAGGACAGAGCCTCTGTGATGCCAGTGATGTTTTTTGAGCATCTAAAAATGTAAAGAGAAATGCAgctggattacaaataagcaTGGTATCAGTATAGCTGCTGTATATGATACAGTTTTCAAATACGACACACTTGGGGACCAGAGATGTACCTGCTAACTTGAGAGTTGCTGTACTGAATGTATCCTAAATACATTCGGATATACCTGGATCAGATCCCCTGCTGTGAATGGCTTCAGGGCTATACATTACATTTTGATGAGTAGCTTAGACAAGAATGATAGTTAACTTAGtgtgagtaaaaaaaaacttttactccATATTAAAAATGGCAGTCATTACGGCATATTTCACGTTAAATGTACCCAGCACAtgttttgtggaaaaaaaaaaaagatttctagacATAACAGAATGTCTTCTAATAGATGTGTAGAGCTACAATACCTTGTTGGTTCAACCTTTTGGTCCTTGGATATATAGAATGGCTTTTGCTCATTGTATTCATCATAGACACCCCATCGAAGGTGGGCCCACTCGTGTACAAACACTCTGCCTGCAAAACAAAGATACAGAATAGAAGAACTGTCCCTATAATGAACAGTTTCTACATACAATATTGAACTGTAAAATGTGCACAAAGGTTAAACAATGTATTTCTTACCTCTGGGCCCATACACAGAA
The sequence above is drawn from the Acipenser ruthenus chromosome 12, fAciRut3.2 maternal haplotype, whole genome shotgun sequence genome and encodes:
- the LOC117417249 gene encoding calcium-activated chloride channel regulator 1-like; the encoded protein is MTSTRVLPLLLVLSLSGLAKGLNVQLENNGYKELVIAINPQVAEGTLILTKIKEMVTEASVYLFSATGGRFYFKDVKILLPLTWSNNYEKSRTESYVKAKVIIAEPYLKYGDDPYTLQYGGCGEEGRYIHLTPDFLLDDTFLSVYGPRGRVFVHEWAHLRWGVYDEYNEQKPFYISKDQKVEPTRCSKNITGITEALSCTGSSCSVQKCSIDPATSLPAGNCKFFPNKQQNTPASIMFLQSLSSVTQFCDDNTHNFEAPNMQNKICNYRSVWDVIKRSEDFNKSVPMPTTPPAPQFTLMRKGDQVVCLLLDVSGSMADFNRLNRMRQAAEVFLLQIIEPGSWVGIVSFESTGKVLKDLSQIEDEASRKVLAKALPNVASGGTNICKGLNTAFTVLRGDDSRTYGDEIILLTDGEDTTVGTCLDDVRSSGTIIHTIALGPNAAKELEIMSNVTGGLQFSATDSLDSNGLIDAFAGISSGSGDLAAQSIQLESSGQKISNQAWFNGTVSIDKTVGNDTFFTVTWEKNEPDIYLTSPAGKTFTAANFTKDPVLNTARLLIPGTAETGDWQYSLFNKLNTQTVTMTVTSRAADTSVPPVTVSAHMNQDTSAGNAPMVVYAEVSQGFLPVLGANVTAFIETNSGNPYVLSLLDDGSGADAVKVDGIYSRYFTAFKGNGRYSLKVKVQGRDGTARLAVRRQGRAMYIPGYVENGKIELNPEKPPVNEDDFQINVGSFSRSTTGGTFTVAGMVGTTPPIFPPCKISDLEAELKHDAVSLSWTAPGENADQGTAKAYEIRMSKSLQKLRDDFSAAVLVDTSTLSPHAAGSKEEFGFLPDEMTIQNGTILYFAARALGRTDVKSEVSNIARAAMIMPPNQPTEINPGSNITGIVLIVTGIVAGVCILISATLCIMKKKQQARTSPVA